In Corallococcus caeni, the following are encoded in one genomic region:
- the rsmG gene encoding 16S rRNA (guanine(527)-N(7))-methyltransferase RsmG, with product MDNARFSDQLASGCSALGVTVGPDVGPQLQRLMAELLKWNAKVNLTAITAPEEVLEKHFLDSLAVLPEVTGATSLLDLGAGAGFPGLPLRLALPGLGVTLVDTVGKKIAFIKAAAASLGLTGVRGLHARAEGKPETEGIPRAQVLIARAFMDLPDWLGLAPAYVEEGGRVVAMLGKAQTDAELQARAAERNLRVVSARAYRLPFSGAERQVAVFTKG from the coding sequence GTGGATAACGCGCGGTTCTCAGATCAGCTGGCATCCGGATGCAGTGCGTTGGGCGTGACGGTGGGGCCGGACGTGGGGCCCCAGCTCCAGCGGCTGATGGCGGAGCTCCTGAAGTGGAACGCGAAGGTGAACCTCACGGCCATCACCGCGCCGGAGGAGGTGCTGGAGAAGCACTTCCTGGACTCGCTGGCGGTGCTGCCGGAGGTGACGGGCGCGACGTCGCTCCTGGATTTGGGCGCGGGCGCGGGCTTCCCGGGGCTGCCGCTCCGGCTGGCGCTTCCGGGCCTGGGCGTGACGCTGGTGGACACGGTGGGCAAGAAGATCGCGTTCATCAAGGCCGCCGCCGCCAGCCTGGGACTCACCGGGGTGCGCGGGCTGCACGCTCGAGCGGAAGGAAAGCCGGAGACGGAAGGGATCCCGCGCGCGCAGGTGCTCATCGCGCGCGCGTTCATGGACCTGCCGGACTGGCTCGGCCTGGCGCCCGCGTACGTGGAGGAGGGTGGGCGCGTGGTGGCGATGCTGGGCAAGGCGCAGACGGACGCGGAACTCCAGGCGCGCGCGGCGGAGCGCAACCTGCGCGTGGTGTCCGCCCGGGCGTATCGGCTCCCGTTCTCCGGCGCCGAGCGTCAGGTCGCGGTGTTCACGAAGGGGTAG
- the mnmG gene encoding tRNA uridine-5-carboxymethylaminomethyl(34) synthesis enzyme MnmG translates to MELRYDIVVVGLGHAGCEAALACARMGLSTLGVTLKRERAAVMSCNPAVGGTAKGHLVRELDALGGQMGRAADLAGTHVKTLNPSKGPAVQATRVLCDRDAYAAGMQAVLFAQANLTVREGEVAAVVAEEGRVKGVVLGDGTQVVARAVLLTTGTFLRALMHVGEQKEVGGRLGDEAARGLSESLHALGFTLGRFKTGTPARLSRDSIDWDAVTPQPGDTGVRPFSWRTRMEEGLPFPRQPAVMCGLTATTEATHRLLRDNLHRSPLFQGDIVGRGPRYCPSLEDKVVRFAARERHQVFLEPEGPTSPLVYPAGLSTSMPADVQLDFLRTIPGLSRVEVVRYGYAVEYDYAPPTQLHPTLETKAVAGLYFAGQLNGTSGYEEAAFQGLWAGIQAALQVKGEPALAVGRDEAHGAVLVDDLVTKGVDEPFRMFTSRSEHRLKLREGNADLRLARHGHRVGLLPKEALERAEARAHAVTAEVARLKRTGLAMRLKRPEVTYAQLAQEREDFPALTSDVAEEVEVEVKYEGYIAQAARAAAREAEATDRWRIPDAFRFTDVRGLGTEAVEKLSAHRPGTVGQARRIPGLTPAAVSLLLVALKRGQGPSSDQEEGCG, encoded by the coding sequence ATGGAACTCCGATACGACATCGTCGTGGTGGGGCTGGGCCACGCGGGCTGCGAGGCGGCGCTCGCGTGCGCGCGCATGGGCCTGTCCACCCTGGGCGTGACGCTCAAGCGCGAGCGCGCCGCCGTGATGAGCTGCAACCCCGCCGTGGGCGGCACCGCCAAGGGCCACCTGGTGCGCGAGCTGGATGCGCTCGGGGGACAGATGGGGCGCGCGGCGGATCTCGCGGGCACGCACGTCAAGACGCTCAATCCCTCCAAGGGCCCCGCCGTGCAGGCCACCCGCGTCCTCTGCGACCGCGACGCCTACGCCGCCGGCATGCAGGCCGTCCTCTTCGCGCAAGCCAACCTCACCGTGCGCGAGGGTGAAGTGGCCGCCGTCGTCGCGGAGGAGGGGAGGGTGAAGGGAGTCGTGCTGGGGGACGGCACGCAGGTGGTGGCCCGCGCGGTGCTCCTCACCACCGGCACCTTCCTGCGAGCGCTCATGCACGTGGGCGAGCAGAAGGAGGTCGGCGGCCGGCTGGGGGACGAAGCCGCGCGCGGCCTGTCGGAGTCGCTGCACGCGCTGGGCTTCACGCTGGGCCGCTTCAAGACGGGCACGCCCGCGCGCCTGTCCCGGGACAGCATCGACTGGGACGCTGTCACGCCGCAGCCGGGGGACACCGGCGTGCGGCCGTTCTCCTGGCGCACGCGGATGGAAGAGGGCCTGCCGTTTCCGCGTCAGCCCGCCGTGATGTGCGGCCTCACCGCGACGACGGAGGCGACGCACCGGCTCCTGCGCGACAACCTGCACCGCTCGCCGCTGTTCCAGGGGGACATCGTGGGGCGGGGGCCCCGGTACTGCCCGTCGCTGGAGGACAAGGTGGTGCGCTTCGCCGCGCGCGAACGGCACCAGGTGTTCCTCGAACCGGAGGGGCCCACGTCGCCGCTCGTGTACCCGGCGGGCCTGTCCACCAGCATGCCCGCGGACGTGCAGTTGGATTTCCTGCGCACCATCCCCGGCCTGTCCCGCGTGGAGGTGGTCCGCTACGGCTACGCGGTGGAGTACGACTACGCGCCGCCCACGCAGCTGCACCCCACGCTGGAGACGAAGGCCGTCGCGGGCCTGTACTTCGCGGGGCAGCTCAACGGCACCTCCGGCTACGAGGAGGCCGCCTTCCAGGGGCTGTGGGCCGGCATCCAGGCGGCGCTCCAGGTGAAGGGCGAACCGGCGCTCGCCGTGGGCCGCGACGAGGCGCACGGCGCGGTGCTCGTGGATGACCTGGTGACGAAGGGCGTGGACGAACCGTTCCGCATGTTCACCAGCCGCTCCGAGCACCGGCTGAAGCTGCGCGAGGGCAACGCGGACCTGCGGCTCGCGCGTCACGGGCATCGCGTGGGGCTGCTGCCGAAGGAGGCCCTGGAGCGCGCCGAAGCGCGGGCCCACGCGGTGACGGCGGAGGTGGCGCGGCTCAAGCGCACCGGCCTGGCGATGCGGCTCAAGCGCCCGGAGGTGACGTACGCGCAGCTGGCGCAGGAGCGCGAGGACTTCCCGGCGCTCACCTCCGACGTGGCGGAGGAGGTGGAGGTGGAGGTGAAGTACGAGGGCTATATCGCCCAGGCCGCCCGGGCCGCGGCGCGCGAGGCGGAGGCGACCGACCGCTGGCGCATCCCGGACGCGTTCCGCTTCACGGACGTGCGCGGTCTGGGGACGGAGGCGGTGGAGAAGCTGTCCGCGCACCGGCCCGGGACGGTGGGGCAGGCGCGGCGGATTCCGGGCCTGACGCCGGCCGCGGTGTCGCTGCTCCTGGTCGCGCTCAAGCGCGGGCAGGGGCCGTCAAGTGATCAGGAAGAGGGTTGTGGATAA